The segment TCCTGGCTCTACATTGTCTCTTGGCTAGTCGAGCCACTTACTTACTTAAACCATCAGGAGCCAACAAACTGATTACACTTTTCTCTACAGAAAATTGATCACCTATTTAAGCAAGAAATAATTACTCTCTAATCTGTAAGACTGTAACTAGTAACTAAACACATCCCCTTTTCATAGTCATACATTCACAAACTCAATCAGCTCCATGTTCAAAttcaatatagaaatacttGTTGGAGACAAGTAATCTGAAAGTAGATTGGTTAatctcaaattaaaattgagaaCAAGACTTATTTTGCaagaaaacaaaactaaaattacCTTATGAGGAATAAGTAAATGCAAAGGCTGTACACTTCTAATTCAACATAGCAAGGAGTTTTACTGTCAATGTTGAATTAATAAGAGTGGAGATTCTTAAGAGCACCTTAGCCTCATTTTCCTTTAGTTTGATTGGTTTCCAGATCTGCAGTGAATTAGAATGCTTCCGCTGTTCTCCTTATAGCAGTATTCATGCCTAAATTCTTACTCTATCTCTGGCACAAAAAGTCATCAACCATTGGAATCGAGTGAAACACTGACGTGAGGATGATCTGGTGAGCTTGAAAAAAGATAGTTATCTCAAGGTTAAGTTCAGCATCCCATTCCAACCTAGTGAAGATGCACCAACTCCAGATATCATAGGTATACTGATAATAAAGATATTTCTTATTGTGCCAAACAACTGTTATTGTTCAAGATGTGCTAAAGAAATATTGAATGATTATAAGAATAAACTGAAGTCATAGATGAATAAACAatcttttgttttgtattttagtTATTTGGCAGCAGTAGTAAAGTAGCAATATCAGAATGGGATTGTAATAAATGAAAGTAAGTTTAAAATTCTGTACCACTACCAGTTGCCCTCTCCACAGCTCATTTTGGCTGAAGCTAAAGTGAAACAGAAAATCCTTTAAGATGGCTACCACTTCAATTGCATCCAAGCTCCACCTGTAATGCTATTGGTAAAAGAATAAACATCAGTCCACCCCCTGCAACTCTTAGTATACACTAACTTAAAACCTATACAGTTGCATTTGGATAACAAACCCAAATCAACTCAGTTTCGGACAACTAATAACGGGAACAAATAGATTGTAACATGGTGATGCCACACACTGAGGATTTTCTAAGCCAATGGTATTTGAGTCTCTGGTCTCACCGCCTGCTAACCTGCCTGAGTTTAAAAGTTCCAATATATATGGAAAGGTACTCAATTTTCAAATCTTGTAAATGCATACATATAGATGTTCAGGTAAGGCGAATTTCGAAGATCTATAGCAAGTATATTACTGTAACACTACTTATCCTGATAGATTAAGTTAACTGGTTCTGTCACTTCTTTTCTTTTGGCATATTATCAATATCATTCAGCatagtcaaaaaaaatttaggttGCACTCTTTCTATCTCTTCAGAAAATTGATGACCTATATAAGCAACAAACAATTACAAAGGGATTTCTGATCTTAAGACTGTAAGTAGTAACCAACGCACCCCTCTTTATAGTCACAGTGACTGTTACATATTCACAAACTCAATCAGCGGTAAGTTCAAATTCAATTTAGAAAGACTTGCAGAAGACAAGATATCTGAAAGTAGATTAGTTCATCTCAACTTAGAATGAGAGAAGTAATAAACAAGGCTAATTACCTTCTGAGAAGTAAGTAAATGCATAGGCTGAACGTTTCTCATTCAAATATCAAGGATATTTATTGCCAACTTTGTGGTCTAAATTTGTCACCCCTGTGGTCGCTGGAGATGAAATCTGGATAAAAAAATACCTCAGTCTTAGTTTAAATGTAACATCTGCAGCATCATGTTTCACGAAATTAGAATCAAACACAAACTTCTTCAAAACAGCTGCCACTTCAACCTCATAACTTTAGAAAGTAAACTCAACATGCATACAGGGcaacaaataaatttaacaaatgAAACTTTGTGCAGAAGAGGAACATTTATGAAAACCGTACACTCTACACTACCAAAAGGCGAAATCAATAAAGAAGGAAATGTAAAATATAATCCAGACCATAGCATGCGATGCAGCTTTAATTGAAACAAACTGAACTACAAATTTCATTAATCAGATTTCAGAATAGTACTAAACTAGAAGTTGAAAATGTAGAACATGAGTTCTGAGTAAATGTAGAACTGAGGTTCCATATCCAGCATATACAAGTTATTATGCAGAACAAGAAATGCAAAATGGTTGTAATGAATTGTCATAACAAAAAGATAATTTGCCGAAAGCTCAAAGCCATATATGAGACTATTGCAGTTACTATATTGGTGTGCAGTTGTAAATTAATAGAtctatttaaatcaaaattttaagaaaactcGAATCAAGAAACACTGTGTATTGCTTCAATCGTTAATCATTGGAATACATCAGTACCGACGTAAGGGCAAGATCttagattaaaaagaaaaaggtacaaattttcattaatcagATCCAGAAACTGGTAAACCAACAGTTTACACCTACTTCAACTAAAATTATCTATTAGGATTTACGCCACTAACCCTAGCAGACAAACCCTAATCAGCTTTAACCGTTAAAAGTTTCTTCTTAAGCCCTTTCTCCACGGATCCTCCTAGCAAGCTGAATATCTTTGGGCATGATAGTGACCCTCTTGGCGTGAATTGCACAGAGATTAGTATCTTCAAAGAGACCAACGAGGTAAGCCTCAGCAGCCTCTTGTAGAGCAGCCACAGCACTGCTCTGAAACCTCAGATCTGTTTTGAAATCCTGAGCGATTTCCCTCACTAGCCTCTGAAAAGGAAGCTTCCTGATCAACAACTCAGTAGACTTCTGGTACTTCCTGATTTCCCTTAAAGCTACAGTTCCTGGCCTGAAACGGTGAGGCTTCTTCACTCCTCCGGTAGCCGGAGCTGACTTTCTTGCGGCCTTGGTAGCTAGCTGCTTCCTTGGTGCCTTTCCACCAGTGGATTTGCGAGCAGTCTGCTTGGTACGGGCCATTTTGCTTTTTACTGATGAAAACTCGAGTTCTGTTTTAATGGTGAATTTGGGCGAAAGGGTAATGGAGGATTTATACAGAGAGAAAGGCGGGAAGATTGAAAATTTGGAGAAgtgttctaatttttttggcatGGAGAGTGAATCTAACCCGTTGATTTAGATTTAGTGTTAACGATGGAGATTGGAGAAGAGGTGATTACCCGGATGTCGATCTAGGTGATTCTAAAGTAACAAATCGATGGTCGCCACGTggataacaaatttaattagtCCGTAatcgttttctttttttttcttttgttttgtagtACCACACAATATTAGGTGGGTTACTTAACTTGATAAACATGGTGTTATTTTGTGAATAATTTGTTGAaacctttaaaaattattttccaaaaagaGTTAAATAATGGGTTTTTTCACCTTTATTTTACATCTAAATCATGAACCTTAACTGTAATGGATcttttaatattcataaattaaaattactaatttattgtaagaatattttattggctaacactttttaaaaaagcaaaattaataaaattcaaacgCACGAGCACTATCACATTTCAAAGAGGTGAATTATTGAGTTACAATAGCTTGTTATGTTAAAggtatacaaaatatattatttaattattttctatattattttatttgtatatgatttttttctcgATAAAGTGTCCAATTACATGTGGCTATGTCACTACGTTTAGGATAGACCAAGATATCTCATTAAATTACATATTAAGATAGTGAAATAAGACAATTAATTTTCGGATGAACTTATAATCCTTTATTTCCAACTTACTTAAGGTATTTGCAAAGCTCTAATGACTCTTATCATATATAATCAGTTCAAATGATGAAGGTGAGTCATGAGAATTGAATTTTAACCACTTATTTACAAGCAAAAAGATCATGATCATATAGCTAGTAAAAGAGTTAGTTAGCTCATCGATTAAAGCACACTTAACTCCCTATATATACAATTCAAGTGTCACTCCATTTTCCACAAACTATAGtatcaattcaaaaaatatttttaaaaaataaaatgactagTCGTACTTTAGTAATGCTGATATTAGTAATAACGTACAATAGTATTGCGGTGAAAGGAAGCAACGGTCATCCCTGTAGCAGCACATTCTTTTCAGCGTTGATTCAGCTGATACCTTGTAGGGCATCGGTGGTTCCGTTCAGTTCGGTACCACCGAGCGAAGCGTGCTGCGCTTCGATCAAGGCTTTAGGGCAGCCATGTCTCTGTGTTCTTATCAATGGCCCTCCTATTTCTGGTGTTGATCGAAACATGGCCGTACAGCTTCCTGAGAAGTGCACTGCCAACTTTGAACAATGTAAAAATCTATCCACCTCTCTTTTATCGAACGTTTTCTGCAAAATGTTTTTCGACCAAATGTTATTTCGAAGAAAAAATGACTAGTATAAGaattaaatagaaataatagtGCAATTTTGAGCTATCGagaaatttttgaatatctagTTTGTAAAAATGAATAAGTATCCTTTAGACTATGATCGAAATATCAAAGACACaatttaactaaactaaggtcctattatccctgaacttattttttttggtaattttgcgCATCTTTTTAGCTTACGATGCACCAAATATCTCCCACGcgcctcaattgcgtggagtcacagagtgtgccacgtaagacaaaacatgcaaaaatttaccaaaaaaaattaagttcatggattaataggaccttaatttagttaaagtgtatctctgaaatttcgatTATAATctaaggggtacttgtgcatttatCCTATTTAGTTTTGACGATAGTTAATGAATGTCTATTTTGAGCAATTTTAAAAGtttgtaaaagaaaatgatttgtGTTTGTGAAGGAAGTTATATTTGCCGTTTTTGTTAGGAAGAATCTTAGATGTACAATTATTGACTATCAGAACTTTTACTTTAATAGTGAGGGTTCGATTCTATGCCTTGTAATCTTCCTTTCGTTTCTCCTTCTCACGcttccaaattatttttatttttattagaaagtTATCTgttgtttttctctttttcagGTGAATTTGGAAAGTAGGAGATACTAGATTGATTCTAGTAGGCGTGGTGAAGGAGAAGTCTATAGATCAATAAATTGTGCAGGGGAGCTTAGCAACTCTGCACAATTAGAAATATTTACTAAATCAAATTAAGTGTTCACttaattgttataataatttatttagctTGCCTTAATATCATTGTTATAGTAATAATGGCCAACATTAATATTATGTAATGCAAAATGGTCGCTTCGAAATGGTAATTAAACATTAGTGATAAGAACTTAgtgaatatttatcattttgatgTCATTACATTAGTTCAAATTTATGCGATTATCaatctttacaaaaaaaaaaaaaattatgaatcgATATATCTATGATATAATTGGCTAATAGTGGTGTTGTGAGTGGTAGGTAGCGATGATAGTACGTAGTTGCTAATAAGTGGTTGATGGTGATAGCTGGTGGCATCTACTAATAGTTTTAGTGAATGATAGTGATAGTTAATAATGGTGGTTGATGATTTATAACGGTGaatgatgataatgattgtATGTTGTAATTGATGATTACTGTGacaatattgattgaattaaaaATGCTTATATGAACATGCGAAGAAGAATGActagatttgatttttatttatattagttttgattTTACAAGGTACaaacatatcatataattatatcTCAAACGTATATATCTAATATCATTATGAACTATATTAGATGTCACATAATACATTTGTTCACGCTATAGTTCATAATGatactttaatatatttcattaaaggTATAACAACACCTcaaatataaacttaattattGAATTTCTAGTTATTACACTCTAAAAAGTTGACATgattactttataaaaaataattcatacatgatgggaaaaaaaaaagttgagaatttgtttagttttttacATGGAAATATTACTACTTTTCTTTCACAAATTCAATCAAATGCCTTTGAGACATGAGTAATCCGTAAaagtattttcatttttctctattttcatAAAAGcataccaaaatattttttactttatcagCAATTGATGCAAAATCAAGTAATCATGTGATGTTGAAACAACTTTAGTTGTAAGCCTCGAGATATTTCCACatgacaatattaaaaaaaaaaaaatgaagagaaatttaaaatagaaaaaattatctaaatatatcatatttagaagatatatatatcatttatagcTATATAATCTTTTACCcaaaataaacttaatatattttaagacACTTATACTTTACTTTTTAACACATGATATAGTGATTATAAGTGCtaaacattttcttaaaatatggtATATTAAAGTActctataaataaaagaatacgTTTGAAagtagtaaatattttttaaaaagcccTCAAAAGGTAATTATccctttaaataattaaaaaaaaaaaaaggaaagaccAGAAAATGTAAAGGATAATTAATGTGTTAGCGATAACtttctcaattaattacttAGTCCTGTTTACTTATAAGTTAAAAGTCataagtcaaaatttttaatttatggcctttaatttatttttattattttaactttaaaataaatatttataagcaTTTTTAACTTTTCTCAAACACTTTAAAActgtttaaaaattattttgcctTAAAAACATCTtaataagtcaattcaaacGAGATACTTACTCAGACCTATATCAAGTGAATTGAAATGTCACatatcttttaagaaaaatatttaaggaaataaatgaaaagatcttttatcttttaaattatgtCTAAATCATTCTCctaaaaatgtaatataattaataacctcattaaaaaaaacattggaAAAAGATCCCAAACAATTCTCTTGATCTTTAagaatttcaatcatttttaaCTATAAAAGGACGTTGTAACAATAcacttaaaatataaattaattggtgaaaataAAATCTACCATTGATTTCATTTACTTAGTCAAAATCAATCACTTCTATTTTTGTACGattttaccaaataaaataaaataaatagatctATCTAGGCATGTGAAGCTAATCTTGTCTAAAATTCATTTATAGATACAACATCTAAGTTCACTTCATCTCTCAAACTTATATATACACCATCAATTTCAACATCCGAATTGTCAAAAAGGAAATTAgtttataatcatcaatatggAATCACATTTCCACCTAGTTCTCATCCTTCGACTTCTCTTTTTCATCGGTGAGCAGAGTCCTCATATTTCTATATAACAGtcatacttaattattttttatacgaAATCAAATTTTCATGTTATGCTACATTATACGTGGTCTATAATAATATTCCGGTTATATATACAGGTGGAGATTGTGCAGTTTTCACATTGAAAAACAATTGTAATGTGACAATATGGCCAGGAAGTTTATCAGGAGCAGGTCATCCCTTGCTATTTAGCGGAGGTTTAGAATTGCAACCATATGAGACTACACAAATTGATGCATCTACTGGTTGGTCAGGTCGTTTCTGGGCACGAACCCACTGCCAATTTGACACATCAGGTAGTTAAACACGAGTACGTAAGTTGTGTCAGGCCGCGGTACTTTTACTGGTCACTTTTAacttatcaaaagaaaaaaaaaacattttttttcatgttttgcaTGCTCAACATTTGTTAATTAttcctcaaattatttttcaagaccTAAAATTAAACGCAAGTATTGTGGTTATATGTTCATATCAATCACTGTTTCTTGACTTGTATCAACTTCGAGTGGCTAGTAGGGAAAGTTCAATGTAATTGTGGATCAAGATCTATTAGAAAAAAACTTGGGGGTTGGCCCAACATAATCCTCTTAAGAGGTT is part of the Solanum lycopersicum chromosome 1, SLM_r2.1 genome and harbors:
- the LOC544301 gene encoding 5B protein precursor encodes the protein MTSRTLVMLILVITYNSIAVKGSNGHPCSSTFFSALIQLIPCRASVVPFSSVPPSEACCASIKALGQPCLCVLINGPPISGVDRNMAVQLPEKCTANFEQCEFGK
- the LOC101263845 gene encoding histone H3.2, whose product is MPKKLEHFSKFSIFPPFSLYKSSITLSPKFTIKTELEFSSVKSKMARTKQTARKSTGGKAPRKQLATKAARKSAPATGGVKKPHRFRPGTVALREIRKYQKSTELLIRKLPFQRLVREIAQDFKTDLRFQSSAVAALQEAAEAYLVGLFEDTNLCAIHAKRVTIMPKDIQLARRIRGERA